From the genome of Candidatus Methylopumilus rimovensis, one region includes:
- the grxC gene encoding glutaredoxin 3, protein MKSIKMYTSAYCPYCSNAEKLLSKKGITDIKKIRVDGDSAILEEMIEKTGRRTVPQIYIGEYHVGGFDDLRALDLEGKLDPLLGIS, encoded by the coding sequence ATGAAATCAATTAAGATGTATACCAGTGCATATTGCCCTTATTGTTCAAATGCTGAAAAGCTTTTGTCCAAAAAAGGGATTACAGATATTAAAAAAATACGCGTAGACGGAGATTCGGCTATTTTAGAAGAGATGATTGAAAAAACTGGACGTCGCACAGTGCCGCAAATTTACATTGGCGAATACCATGTGGGCGGGTTTGATGATTTAAGAGCGCTTGACCTAGAAGGCAAGCTCGATCCACTTCTTGGAATTTCCTAG
- the secB gene encoding protein-export chaperone SecB, with amino-acid sequence MAEKKKAAPKSTKAEKSVKIDPQANGSAQPGFAIEKLFLKDVSVEVPNSPEIFTQREAPQIAIELGNSGKPLADGYFEVALKITVTSKIADKTAFLIEVTQAGIFALRNIPEENLEMIIAITCPNILFPYAREAISDLVIKAGFSPVLLNPINFEMLYLQQKQQAAGNAVGTKN; translated from the coding sequence ATGGCAGAAAAAAAGAAAGCAGCACCCAAATCAACTAAAGCAGAAAAAAGCGTCAAAATTGATCCGCAAGCAAATGGAAGCGCGCAACCTGGTTTTGCTATTGAAAAACTTTTTCTTAAAGATGTTTCGGTTGAAGTGCCTAATTCTCCAGAAATATTCACACAACGAGAAGCCCCCCAAATTGCTATTGAATTAGGTAATTCAGGTAAGCCTTTGGCTGACGGGTATTTTGAGGTTGCTTTAAAAATTACTGTGACATCAAAAATTGCTGATAAAACAGCTTTTCTCATTGAAGTGACTCAAGCAGGCATTTTCGCATTACGTAATATTCCAGAAGAAAATCTTGAAATGATTATCGCGATTACTTGTCCTAATATTTTATTCCCATATGCACGCGAAGCTATTTCAGATTTAGTGATTAAGGCAGGTTTTTCCCCTGTGCTCTTAAACCCAATTAATTTTGAAATGCTTTATTTGCAACAAAAGCAGCAAGCAGCGGGTAATGCGGTTGGCACAAAAAACTAA
- the bioB gene encoding biotin synthase BioB has protein sequence MIESQPNLSQQPIQFERKSPKKQKNSPKDRWSVAEIEALYALPFSDLMFKAQTIHRENFDSNKVQVSTLLSIKTGGCSEDCGYCPQSARYDTNVENEAMLPIDDVLKAAKAAKDAGASRFCMGAAWRSPKDKDLKPVLEMIQEVKKMGLETCATLGMLKDGQANMLKEAGLDYYNHNLDTAPEFYGDVISTRVYQDRLDTLDRVREADLHVCCGGIVGMGESRSQRAGLIAQLANMEKQPESVPINLLTQVEGTPLHGTAPLDLFEFVRTIAVARITMPKSYVRLSAGRQSMHEGIQSLAFLAGANSIFYGEKLLTTDNPDAKVDQALFNKLGIRPI, from the coding sequence ATGATTGAATCGCAGCCTAATTTAAGTCAGCAACCCATTCAATTCGAACGAAAATCTCCTAAAAAACAAAAAAATTCCCCAAAAGACCGCTGGTCAGTTGCTGAAATTGAAGCTTTATATGCACTACCTTTTAGTGACCTTATGTTTAAGGCTCAAACCATTCATCGTGAAAATTTTGATTCTAATAAAGTTCAAGTAAGCACGCTCTTGTCTATTAAGACGGGAGGATGTTCAGAAGACTGTGGCTACTGCCCTCAATCTGCCCGCTATGACACCAATGTAGAAAATGAAGCTATGTTGCCGATCGATGATGTGCTTAAAGCTGCGAAGGCTGCAAAGGATGCTGGCGCCAGCCGTTTTTGTATGGGTGCTGCTTGGAGAAGTCCAAAGGATAAGGATTTAAAGCCCGTCTTAGAAATGATTCAAGAAGTTAAAAAAATGGGACTCGAAACTTGCGCAACCCTGGGTATGTTAAAGGATGGGCAAGCCAATATGCTAAAAGAAGCAGGGCTTGATTATTACAACCATAATTTAGATACAGCGCCTGAATTTTATGGTGACGTAATTTCAACGCGTGTATATCAAGACAGACTTGATACATTAGACCGTGTTCGAGAAGCTGATCTTCATGTATGTTGTGGCGGCATAGTAGGTATGGGGGAGAGCAGATCTCAACGTGCAGGTTTGATTGCGCAACTCGCCAATATGGAAAAGCAGCCCGAGAGTGTCCCGATTAATTTATTGACACAGGTAGAAGGTACACCTTTACATGGAACCGCACCGCTCGATCTTTTTGAGTTTGTGAGAACGATAGCTGTTGCGAGAATTACGATGCCAAAAAGTTATGTAAGATTATCTGCAGGAAGACAATCGATGCACGAAGGTATTCAATCATTAGCTTTCCTAGCTGGGGCTAACTCAATTTTTTATGGTGAAAAGTTATTGACGACAGATAATCCGGATGCAAAAGTTGATCAAGCTTTATTTAATAAGTTAGGTATTCGTCCTATATAA
- the bioC gene encoding malonyl-ACP O-methyltransferase BioC, translating into MTQHHIDKKRAQASFNKASASYENNAVLQRHVLGEMFLRLKLLKINPSSILDLGCGPGNAGPDLKNFYKPHDLIYLDFAYEMLKKAEEKNRDHFLKAFSSRTTQQFICADMEAIPLEENSIDMVWSNLSLQWCNDLDRVFAQIAKILTHNGLFIFSTFGPSTLHELRSSLASFSEHSHVNQFIDMHDIGDALIRCGFSDPVLDVDVYSLTYSTFKEIMYDLKHIGARNALQGRAKGMTGKGFLYQLEKLYEVYRANDKLPASYEVVYGHAWRVNKPHNESSIVKFYSKQ; encoded by the coding sequence ATGACTCAGCATCATATTGACAAGAAAAGAGCTCAAGCATCATTCAATAAAGCTTCGGCTTCATATGAGAACAATGCTGTTCTTCAGAGGCATGTGCTAGGAGAGATGTTCTTAAGACTTAAATTACTCAAAATTAATCCTAGCAGTATTCTTGACCTAGGCTGTGGACCGGGTAATGCAGGACCTGATTTAAAAAATTTCTACAAGCCTCATGATCTCATTTATTTAGATTTTGCATATGAGATGCTAAAAAAAGCAGAAGAAAAAAACAGAGATCATTTCTTAAAAGCATTTTCAAGCAGAACGACACAGCAATTTATATGCGCAGATATGGAAGCTATCCCATTGGAAGAAAATAGTATCGATATGGTTTGGTCAAATTTATCTCTTCAATGGTGCAATGACCTTGATCGTGTATTTGCTCAGATAGCAAAAATATTAACTCATAATGGACTTTTTATATTTAGCACGTTTGGACCAAGCACACTTCATGAATTAAGATCTTCACTCGCATCATTTTCTGAGCACTCCCACGTAAATCAATTTATTGATATGCATGATATTGGCGATGCACTAATACGATGTGGCTTTTCAGACCCAGTCTTAGATGTAGATGTTTATTCACTCACATACAGTACATTTAAAGAAATTATGTATGACTTGAAGCATATTGGCGCTCGAAATGCACTTCAGGGAAGAGCGAAGGGTATGACAGGCAAAGGCTTCTTGTACCAATTGGAAAAATTGTATGAAGTTTACAGAGCTAATGATAAATTACCTGCAAGTTACGAGGTTGTATATGGGCATGCATGGAGAGTGAATAAGCCGCATAATGAGTCATCAATTGTTAAGTTTTATTCAAAACAATAA
- a CDS encoding glutamate-5-semialdehyde dehydrogenase, which translates to MTNINQYLKKIGLEAKKASCLMAKASTQQKNDALTHLIHLLNTKTKTILKANEKDVKEAKKNKLDRASIDRLIISSKTIDSMIKGIQDIIDLKDPIGEIMRLNTRPSGIQVGQMRVALGVIGMIYESRPNVTIDAASLSIKSGNAIILRGGSESIHSNIALSNLIHEALKKADLSDQAVQVIDSTDRSIVKGMIKLNDYIDVIIPRGGKSLTKMISDEATVPVIKHLDGNCHVFVDKNADLNKALKIIENSKTQRLGTCNTTESLLLSKDIARGFLPKIVKMLHQHKVEVRGCKETLKLVKGIKSASEDDFYTEYLDAIISCKIVNDIDDAIHHINQYSSHHTDAIVTENYERAMQFLKEVDSSSVMVNASTRFADGFEYGLGAEIGISTNKLHARGPVGLEGLTSLKYIVLGNGHIRK; encoded by the coding sequence ATGACAAATATTAATCAATATCTTAAAAAGATTGGACTAGAAGCAAAAAAAGCTTCATGCCTGATGGCTAAAGCATCAACACAACAAAAAAATGATGCATTAACTCATCTCATTCATCTTTTAAATACAAAAACAAAAACTATTCTGAAAGCCAATGAGAAAGATGTTAAAGAAGCTAAAAAAAATAAATTAGATCGCGCTTCCATCGATCGTCTTATCATTTCAAGCAAAACTATTGATTCGATGATTAAAGGCATACAAGATATCATTGACCTTAAGGATCCTATTGGTGAAATTATGCGTTTGAATACACGTCCATCAGGTATTCAAGTCGGTCAAATGCGCGTAGCTCTTGGTGTCATAGGCATGATCTACGAATCTCGTCCTAATGTCACTATTGATGCAGCGAGCTTATCTATCAAATCGGGAAATGCCATTATATTAAGAGGGGGTAGCGAATCTATTCACTCTAATATTGCTTTAAGCAATCTTATTCACGAGGCGCTTAAAAAAGCTGATCTTTCAGATCAAGCTGTTCAAGTGATTGATTCAACCGACAGATCTATAGTTAAAGGCATGATTAAGCTTAATGACTATATTGATGTGATCATTCCAAGAGGTGGCAAAAGCTTAACTAAAATGATTAGTGATGAGGCAACTGTACCTGTCATTAAACACTTAGATGGAAATTGCCATGTCTTTGTAGATAAAAATGCAGACCTAAATAAAGCACTTAAAATTATTGAGAATTCTAAAACTCAAAGGTTAGGTACATGCAATACGACCGAATCACTTCTATTATCTAAAGATATTGCACGCGGTTTTTTACCTAAAATTGTAAAAATGCTTCATCAACATAAAGTTGAGGTTCGTGGATGTAAAGAAACTTTGAAACTTGTGAAAGGTATTAAATCAGCAAGTGAAGATGATTTTTATACTGAATACCTTGATGCAATTATTTCATGCAAGATTGTCAATGACATCGATGATGCAATTCATCATATTAATCAATATTCTTCTCATCATACAGATGCTATCGTCACTGAAAACTATGAACGCGCTATGCAATTCTTGAAAGAAGTAGATTCAAGTAGCGTTATGGTGAATGCTTCAACTCGTTTTGCTGATGGCTTTGAATATGGCTTAGGTGCTGAAATAGGCATTTCAACAAATAAATTACATGCAAGAGGCCCTGTAGGACTTGAAGGACTTACTTCGCTCAAATATATCGTATTAGGCAATGGGCATATACGTAAGTAA
- a CDS encoding SH3 domain-containing protein yields MRLAQKTNFFFSYFFVWIVCFISQSAYAEFRSVAFAKTILYEAPSATTKRVYLVGEGYPLEIIVNLGDWLKVRDPYGTLSWAESKNLQSKRTVIVKVDKANIYKDPESKSALVATIEKDVVIELSDPLIANGWIKVRYQQDLDGYIQTSQVWGI; encoded by the coding sequence ATGCGGTTGGCACAAAAAACTAACTTTTTTTTTAGTTATTTTTTTGTATGGATTGTGTGCTTCATTTCACAATCTGCTTATGCTGAATTTCGATCTGTTGCATTTGCTAAAACCATTCTCTATGAAGCGCCATCAGCCACTACTAAAAGAGTTTATTTAGTAGGCGAAGGCTATCCTTTAGAAATTATTGTTAATCTTGGCGACTGGCTTAAAGTCAGAGATCCTTATGGCACTCTAAGTTGGGCAGAATCAAAAAATTTACAATCTAAAAGAACGGTGATTGTGAAGGTAGATAAAGCAAATATATACAAAGACCCTGAATCTAAATCAGCGCTTGTAGCTACAATTGAAAAAGATGTCGTCATAGAACTTTCAGACCCGCTTATTGCAAATGGTTGGATTAAAGTGCGCTATCAACAAGATCTTGACGGATACATCCAAACCTCTCAGGTATGGGGAATTTAA
- the holA gene encoding DNA polymerase III subunit delta encodes MAVFDSEAFSKELQKNQQSKFLLLGDEALSRKEAFDIIRQFAKELCYTEKLSFTVDRYFKWDQCASSLRSQGLFSQKRIIEIIIPSGKINAEGGESFYEIIQNFSQDDLIVVHLPQIDKETKLQKWFKEIEKIAYTIRLDEIKPSELPFWLKKRASLLSINLDEGSIQLISQFVHGNMLAADQELNKLALLFPSQSISYEKVSQSISNVSRYDAFELTEYVLNGDQMKTISTLNFLKEEGQNPISITSSLSWVLKPMLEIKELDFRGQSLENHLTKSRIFGDKLLFTKQALSFFSLKHLRAAIQKLSEIDKISKGVSPGDAWLEMTRLCLGLAKIASRGRKI; translated from the coding sequence ATGGCAGTATTTGATTCGGAAGCATTTAGTAAAGAGCTTCAAAAAAATCAGCAATCAAAATTCCTTCTTTTGGGGGATGAAGCACTCTCAAGAAAAGAGGCTTTCGACATCATCCGTCAATTTGCAAAAGAGCTATGTTATACAGAAAAATTAAGCTTTACTGTTGATCGTTATTTTAAATGGGATCAATGTGCTTCATCCCTTCGCTCCCAGGGCTTGTTTTCTCAAAAACGCATTATTGAAATAATCATTCCCTCAGGAAAAATAAATGCTGAGGGTGGGGAGTCTTTTTACGAAATTATCCAAAATTTTTCTCAAGATGATCTTATTGTTGTTCATTTGCCTCAAATAGATAAGGAAACAAAGCTGCAGAAATGGTTTAAAGAAATTGAAAAAATTGCTTACACAATTAGACTTGATGAAATTAAACCATCCGAACTTCCTTTTTGGCTAAAGAAAAGAGCTTCTTTATTATCAATAAACTTAGATGAAGGAAGTATTCAGCTGATTAGTCAATTTGTTCATGGGAATATGCTTGCCGCTGACCAAGAATTAAATAAATTAGCATTACTTTTTCCAAGCCAATCAATTTCATATGAAAAAGTTTCACAATCTATTTCAAATGTCTCTCGTTATGATGCTTTTGAGCTCACTGAATATGTATTAAATGGCGACCAGATGAAAACCATTTCAACGCTTAATTTCTTAAAAGAAGAAGGCCAAAATCCTATTAGTATTACAAGCTCCCTTTCTTGGGTATTAAAGCCTATGCTTGAAATAAAAGAACTTGATTTCAGAGGCCAATCTTTGGAAAACCATCTCACAAAATCAAGAATATTTGGAGATAAGCTTTTGTTTACTAAACAAGCATTGTCTTTTTTTTCGCTCAAACATCTAAGAGCAGCTATTCAAAAACTATCTGAGATAGATAAAATATCAAAGGGTGTTTCACCGGGTGATGCTTGGCTAGAAATGACTAGACTTTGCCTGGGGCTTGCAAAAATAGCATCTCGAGGCCGAAAAATTTGA
- the bioH gene encoding pimeloyl-ACP methyl ester esterase BioH — protein sequence MHIKKIGQGKDLVLIHGWGMHSGIWKPIIEKFSNQYTLHLVDIPGMGKSHIIDPYDLNHLAEAISKELPSSFDILGWSLGSLIALKMSLIYPKKIRRMVLVGGTPRFINQTDWSHGVDVKDFNDFANKLFKNYKSTMINFYTLQLMYSKHSKLLIKKLKDMNDEVNPPDVKSLQLSLDVLLNNDLRDDINKINHRTLLIVGEKDRLTPKSASEWLESHLKEGQLKVIQGASHIPFLSHADEFFDHLDQFLLAA from the coding sequence ATGCACATTAAAAAAATTGGACAGGGCAAAGATCTTGTTCTTATTCATGGATGGGGGATGCATAGCGGCATATGGAAGCCTATCATTGAGAAATTTTCAAATCAATACACCCTTCATCTTGTTGATATTCCTGGTATGGGTAAAAGTCATATCATCGATCCTTATGATCTTAATCATCTAGCTGAAGCAATCAGTAAAGAGTTACCATCTTCATTTGATATTTTAGGATGGTCTTTGGGCAGCCTTATTGCGTTAAAAATGAGCCTAATATACCCAAAAAAAATTCGTCGTATGGTTTTGGTGGGGGGGACGCCTCGTTTTATTAATCAGACAGATTGGAGTCATGGCGTAGATGTAAAAGATTTTAATGATTTTGCTAATAAGCTTTTTAAAAACTACAAATCAACCATGATAAATTTTTACACTTTACAGCTCATGTATTCAAAACATAGTAAATTGCTTATTAAAAAACTTAAAGACATGAATGATGAAGTGAACCCACCTGACGTTAAGTCATTACAACTTAGTCTTGATGTATTATTAAATAACGATTTGAGAGATGACATTAATAAGATCAATCATCGAACACTTTTAATCGTGGGCGAAAAGGATCGTTTGACACCAAAATCAGCTTCTGAGTGGCTTGAAAGTCATTTAAAAGAAGGGCAATTAAAAGTAATTCAAGGTGCATCACATATCCCTTTTTTATCTCACGCGGATGAGTTTTTTGATCATCTCGATCAATTTTTATTGGCAGCATAA
- the trmL gene encoding tRNA (uridine(34)/cytosine(34)/5-carboxymethylaminomethyluridine(34)-2'-O)-methyltransferase TrmL encodes MFSIALFEPEIPPNTGNIIRLCANTGTQLHLIEPLGFNLDDKRLVRAGLDYHEYASVKTYPDFSVFESLHGDARIFAVTTKGSMSYHEVAYQKGDIFLFGPETRGLPESIRNQFDENKKIRIPMVENSRSLNLSNAAAILLYEAWRQNGFKGGV; translated from the coding sequence ATGTTTTCTATAGCCCTTTTTGAACCTGAAATTCCTCCCAACACTGGCAATATTATTAGGCTTTGCGCCAACACAGGCACACAACTTCACTTAATTGAACCTTTAGGTTTTAATTTGGATGATAAGCGGCTTGTGCGCGCGGGGCTCGATTATCATGAATATGCATCAGTTAAAACTTATCCGGATTTTTCAGTATTTGAATCCCTTCATGGCGACGCTCGAATATTTGCTGTCACAACCAAAGGGAGTATGTCCTACCATGAGGTTGCATATCAAAAAGGGGATATCTTTTTATTTGGGCCTGAAACGCGAGGATTGCCTGAATCGATTCGCAATCAATTTGATGAAAATAAAAAAATAAGAATCCCTATGGTGGAAAATAGTAGGAGCTTAAATTTATCGAATGCAGCCGCGATTCTTTTATATGAAGCATGGCGGCAAAATGGATTTAAAGGTGGGGTTTAG
- a CDS encoding aminotransferase class I/II-fold pyridoxal phosphate-dependent enzyme, translated as MLDQIHHELQSLKDNHLFRARKLLSGRLGSNLSFNHQNYLSFSSNDYLGLSQNQSIQDALIEGIHLSGNGMGASHLISGHHEFHEAFENAFSEALNFERALLFSSGYMANMGVISALVGKDDTIFSDKLNHASLNDASILSRAIHKRYRHHDLQHLEDLLQASKSKVKLIVTDAVFSMDGDLANIPDLLQLCEMYDAYLYIDDAHGFGVLGKNGKGILQHFYDQEKIKEPYSPRIFYMATLGKAAGIYGAVVASSNNLIEYLIQKSKQYIYTTAIPAFMAYGLKESLNQILKADQIRSHLNNLITQFRANTKFQKMTLGSSLTPIQPLIVGSEINALRLNKWLMEKGIYVPAIRPPTVPRGTSRLRISLSALHQDNDVLTLMKTILDFES; from the coding sequence ATGCTAGATCAAATTCATCATGAACTTCAATCCTTAAAAGACAATCATCTTTTTAGAGCAAGAAAATTATTAAGCGGAAGATTGGGGTCTAATCTTTCTTTTAATCATCAAAATTATTTAAGCTTTTCATCGAATGACTATTTAGGCCTTTCACAAAATCAATCTATCCAAGATGCGCTGATCGAAGGTATTCATTTGTCAGGCAACGGCATGGGGGCTTCTCATCTTATTTCAGGCCATCATGAATTCCATGAGGCGTTTGAAAATGCATTTAGTGAAGCGCTAAATTTTGAAAGAGCACTTTTATTCTCGTCAGGCTATATGGCTAATATGGGTGTCATCTCAGCATTGGTTGGGAAAGACGATACTATTTTTTCTGATAAGTTAAATCATGCGTCATTAAATGATGCGTCTATTCTTTCTCGCGCCATTCATAAAAGATATCGACATCATGATTTACAACATTTAGAAGATTTACTTCAAGCATCAAAGTCAAAAGTAAAGCTGATTGTTACTGATGCTGTTTTCAGCATGGATGGTGATTTAGCTAATATTCCAGATTTGCTGCAATTATGTGAAATGTACGATGCTTATCTTTATATAGATGATGCGCATGGTTTTGGTGTATTGGGTAAAAATGGCAAAGGCATACTGCAACACTTTTATGACCAAGAAAAAATTAAAGAACCTTATTCGCCCAGAATTTTCTATATGGCAACACTAGGGAAGGCAGCTGGTATCTATGGTGCTGTCGTAGCATCTTCAAATAATCTTATCGAATATTTAATTCAAAAATCTAAACAATATATTTATACGACTGCAATACCAGCTTTTATGGCGTATGGATTAAAAGAGTCATTAAATCAAATTTTAAAAGCAGATCAAATAAGATCACACCTAAATAATCTTATTACACAGTTTAGAGCTAATACTAAGTTTCAAAAAATGACTTTAGGTAGCTCATTAACACCTATTCAACCCCTTATTGTTGGAAGTGAAATTAATGCATTAAGATTAAATAAATGGTTAATGGAAAAGGGAATATATGTTCCTGCTATTAGACCCCCTACTGTGCCCCGAGGCACTTCTCGACTGCGTATTTCACTTTCAGCATTGCATCAAGATAACGATGTGCTTACATTAATGAAAACTATATTAGATTTTGAAAGCTAA
- a CDS encoding NAD(P)H-dependent glycerol-3-phosphate dehydrogenase, with the protein MKIAVLGAGAWGTALAMQISQKHRVTLWARNAGHVSGMRKARSNPLYLGDFPFNDQLMLEDNLSEAIHDADLILSVVPTSGFRAILKEIKYLNHKAPVIWANKGLEAETAKLPHEVAMEELGDPKKTGQHWGALSGPSFAAELVRSLPTALTLAATDEAFTQSLASIIHGNNLRVYTSQDVIGVSVGGALKNVIAIAAGISDGMGFGNNARAALITRGLAEITRFGMSLGGQKDTFIGLTGAGDLILTCTGDYSRNREVGLRLAKGQTIDEVLKGLGHVAEGVYTAKEVVNRAKALHVSMPITHEVNQVLSFGKSPKEAVIDLLGREQKSETH; encoded by the coding sequence TTGAAGATCGCAGTCTTAGGAGCGGGCGCGTGGGGCACGGCTTTGGCAATGCAAATTAGCCAAAAGCATCGCGTTACACTATGGGCTAGAAATGCAGGTCACGTCTCTGGCATGCGTAAAGCAAGATCAAATCCACTTTATCTAGGCGATTTTCCTTTTAACGATCAATTGATGCTCGAAGATAATTTGAGTGAAGCGATTCATGACGCCGACCTTATTTTATCGGTTGTACCCACTTCTGGTTTTAGAGCTATTTTAAAAGAGATCAAATATTTAAATCATAAAGCGCCGGTTATATGGGCAAATAAAGGCCTAGAAGCAGAGACTGCAAAACTGCCTCATGAAGTTGCTATGGAAGAATTGGGCGACCCTAAAAAAACAGGGCAACATTGGGGTGCTTTATCAGGCCCTAGTTTTGCAGCTGAGCTCGTAAGATCTCTGCCCACCGCACTTACCTTAGCTGCAACCGACGAAGCATTTACACAAAGCTTAGCTTCTATTATCCATGGGAATAACTTGCGCGTTTATACAAGTCAGGATGTGATTGGTGTGTCTGTGGGGGGCGCACTTAAAAATGTAATCGCTATTGCTGCAGGTATTTCAGATGGCATGGGATTTGGAAATAACGCGAGAGCTGCTTTAATTACCCGAGGCTTAGCTGAGATTACACGTTTTGGTATGAGTTTGGGCGGTCAAAAAGATACTTTCATTGGACTTACAGGCGCTGGCGATTTAATTTTGACTTGTACCGGAGACTACTCAAGAAATCGTGAAGTTGGTTTAAGGCTTGCTAAAGGTCAAACGATTGATGAAGTTTTAAAGGGTTTAGGTCATGTTGCTGAAGGTGTTTATACAGCCAAAGAGGTTGTGAATCGAGCAAAAGCGCTTCATGTATCTATGCCCATTACGCATGAAGTAAATCAAGTATTAAGTTTTGGTAAATCACCTAAAGAAGCTGTGATCGACTTGTTAGGTCGCGAGCAAAAGTCAGAAACACATTAA
- the bioD gene encoding dethiobiotin synthase, producing the protein MHSFFITGTDTNIGKTAVTCSLIAKYIEEGFRVGGMKPVAAGCFIENGHIIYEDVQKIIEVSNVDLITNQINPYQFEAPIAPHISFKKNKKEIDIHLIKKHLQLFKKQMDYLFIEGAGGFAVPLTENFSTVDLIKALDIPVILVVGMRLGCINHALLTVESILNKKIKLCGWVANRIDQHMLAYEENISFLKERIEAPCLGEVPYLKNFDPYKASKFIDINKLNDKVRED; encoded by the coding sequence ATGCATTCATTTTTTATAACTGGTACTGATACGAACATAGGAAAGACCGCTGTTACTTGCAGTTTAATTGCTAAATATATCGAAGAAGGATTTCGTGTGGGAGGTATGAAACCTGTCGCTGCTGGATGTTTTATAGAAAATGGGCATATCATATATGAAGATGTACAGAAGATTATAGAAGTAAGCAATGTTGATTTAATTACCAATCAAATTAATCCTTATCAATTTGAGGCACCGATAGCGCCTCATATTAGTTTCAAGAAAAATAAAAAAGAAATCGATATTCATCTAATTAAAAAGCATTTGCAATTATTCAAAAAACAGATGGATTATTTATTTATTGAAGGCGCTGGAGGTTTTGCTGTGCCTTTGACAGAGAATTTTTCAACTGTTGATTTAATTAAAGCCCTAGATATACCAGTTATTTTGGTAGTAGGTATGAGGTTAGGCTGCATCAATCATGCTCTATTAACAGTTGAATCAATTTTAAATAAAAAAATAAAGCTTTGTGGCTGGGTTGCTAATCGAATTGATCAACATATGCTAGCTTATGAAGAGAATATATCTTTTTTAAAAGAAAGGATTGAGGCGCCTTGTTTGGGCGAAGTGCCTTATTTAAAAAATTTTGATCCTTACAAAGCATCAAAATTTATCGATATAAATAAGCTTAACGATAAAGTCCGTGAAGATTAA
- the nadD gene encoding nicotinate (nicotinamide) nucleotide adenylyltransferase, translated as MKLIGVLGGAFDPIHYGHIKLAKAWQDVATLSKVLFIPSGLAPHKNIVLENKHRVEMLNLALNPYTNFFTDDREIKKNQSDLKPSYTIETLQSLIIEKKEDQAFCFLMGSDAFLKLESWHLWNELFNYCHILIIERRESPIIVDQLTSALKKEWSERLTQNIEDLRGSSFGLIMTKKFEYIDISSSQIRDAIYSNKNLTNLLPAAVADYINLHGLYR; from the coding sequence TTGAAACTTATTGGTGTATTAGGTGGCGCATTCGATCCAATACACTATGGTCATATTAAATTAGCTAAAGCCTGGCAAGATGTTGCGACATTATCGAAAGTGCTTTTTATTCCATCTGGTTTAGCGCCTCATAAAAATATCGTTTTAGAAAATAAGCATCGCGTAGAAATGCTTAATCTCGCTCTCAATCCATACACTAATTTCTTTACCGATGACCGTGAAATTAAAAAAAATCAAAGCGATCTTAAACCCTCTTATACGATTGAAACATTGCAAAGTCTTATAATAGAAAAAAAAGAGGATCAAGCGTTTTGTTTCTTAATGGGAAGCGATGCATTTCTAAAGCTTGAGTCATGGCATTTATGGAATGAGCTTTTTAATTATTGCCATATATTAATAATAGAAAGACGCGAATCCCCCATTATTGTAGATCAATTAACATCAGCTCTAAAAAAAGAATGGAGTGAAAGGCTCACTCAAAATATTGAGGATCTTCGCGGATCTAGTTTCGGACTAATTATGACAAAAAAATTTGAGTACATTGATATCTCGTCATCTCAAATTCGAGACGCTATTTATTCAAATAAAAATCTTACGAATCTTTTACCTGCAGCTGTTGCTGACTATATTAATCTTCACGGACTTTATCGTTAA